TTTGCATTTATTCTAGAAACTAACGGCTTAGAAAGCAATTGCCGTGTATCACCTGTTGCTGAGGgtgttatttcttaaatatcaCACCAGAGCACTCCTGCCTGTTAGTTGCTGGAAGCAGAAACCCAACAGTGATGCAGGCTTGAGTCTCACCTCTTCTTTTGTAAATCAAAATGTGCGCTGCTTTCCGTGGCTGAACTTCCTGCCAAGAGTTTCTGCAGCTGGTTAGTGAAGGAAGCTGAAGGCATCAGTGAAGATGATCCCTCGCAACGCAGATAAGCGAGGGTTGTGTAGAAGTGAAAGTACTGTTATTAGTCAACTTGTAGCTGCTAGAGCAGCTAGCTGTAGGGGCTGGAGAGGCgactttggaaaaaaacactgtgattTCCATGGTATGTACTCGAATATCTAAGGAAACAGTCTTTCTCAGAAAGCTTGCTGTTTGGTTTAACATCTGCCATTTCAGATATGATTTACTTGAAGTTTAAGGGAGGATTTTGCTTATATCTTGGGGTGCTTTTTACATCATACTTCTATGCTTTAGGTATCAATCAGATCCAGCTTAAACCTGCTCcgtttcctcttcctttccctgctcctATTCGTTTTAGTCTGGCACAGGTCTTGTTCATTGTGTACCACACAAGTGCTTCTGCCTGTTCATGAGCAGCCGGGACAGGAGAAGCTCTTTCCTGGGGTGTCAGTGCTGGGTTGAAAAGCACACATATCTCCTTCCTTAGAGACTACTCACagttattattataatatatttttctgttagatttggttgtttgtttttccaagtttATATCTTATACTGGACTGACTTtaatcacatttgttttttcttaaaaatccaAGTACAATTGTATTTTACAAGTCTTccttttaaaaccattcctgtgttttccctgtctcaaaaccaaaatcaacctcccccctccccccccctttgtGAATGATTGATTTAATGTGTAATAAAGATAACCTTTGAGATTCTGATGCTAAAATAGATTTTCACTTCCTCTTATGGAGGAATGGCACCGCGCTGCCTTTGCGTTTAGCTCTCGCTTCTTGTGTTTGCCTGCTCTAGCAAGCCAAATGTACATCGTGGTCTACCGTTCGGGCAGAAATACCTGTACTCCTCGGACAGGTGGGGACAGAAGAAGTAAGACTGTATCTGAAAACTTGGAAttggtggttttggttttgaccTTGagagaaaatttcctttttaaaattcgGAAGGTGGGAGCAGTTCTGTGGATGGTTAACGGGACTGATAATCAGCTGGTGTAGCTGTTTCAGATGTGCTCGCTCTGCCTTGACAactggagggggggggaaaaggtTACACGCTTGGTTCTGACCTTTGTCTGAGGCAGGGAAACTCGGACAACTGCAGCACCGGAGAACAAGGTTAGAAAGACTGTGAGAGAAGGGGAAAGCTTTCAATGCTGTGTTCAGCTGAGAGGGAGAAACTTCCAGTGGTTTAAGACATCTACAACAGCTGTCCTCTGTgcttgttcttcttttttttttttttattttaacgtatttgatttctttttttcctcaaatatttaaatgtctaTGACTTTAGCCCTTAAAGAGGTGTGTTCATGATGGCAGTGTGCTCTGAAGCCTGCTTGGGTTGTTTAGTCTTAAAGACATCTTTTTCTGGTGGTGGAATGTGGGTTGTTCAGTGAAGCGTTAACAGTGGCCTCTTCTTGCTTCAAAGCTTCAGTTTTAAGAGAGAGATAAAACTAGACTTGTTATTGCCATTACAGGTCCTTTTTAACAACTGTTTCCTGAGAAATAGCTGTTTAATTATGTTATGGTTGAGTGACTTTAATTATGTGATCATAtgttaatatttcttaaattctactgtttaaaaagaaattacagccCCTTTATGTCATGTGGAGATGTGAggtgaaaatgcaaaatgaggGAATCATttgctgaagtgttttgttgGGTTCTAACTAACATTGTTTGTATGGCAGAAATATGATGGCTCAGTCAGATTTAGACCTAAAAGAGACGGCTCTAAAAGAGGATTTGAAATTTTACTTCATGAACCCATGTGAAAAATATAGAGCAAGACGTCAGATACCATGGAAACTGGCTTTGCAGATTTTGAAGATCCTTATGGTGACTACACAGGtaatctttcctctgtttttactCCTAGAAAAGCAATGATATGCAGGAGAAGGAGGTCTGTGGTCTTTGTCTCTACCATCTCTGAGTATTCTTCATTGGCTTTAACTTCCTGCTTCagtccagaaagaaaaaaaaatactacgAAAGCTGTATGTTGAAGGGGAAgaataacaaattaaattacaaaagcCTCCTAGAGGTTTTGCGGCAGTGTTTGACCAAATAATTTGCTGTTTCTAAGATAGCACTTTAAAGAAATTACTCATCCCTTCCTCTAAATCCAACACCATCTAAGAAGTGCTTGTGTCACAGTGCTGCTGCATTCATATATCCCTGTTTCAGTGGGTCACGTCAAAGATGGTGGTCCTCAGAATCTAGTCAGTAGCTTCAAATGTATGTGTTCAGTGTGAAAATGCTAGGCAGTCTGTCTGCTGATGCAGGGAATGACCAGGCTGTGGGAATCAGGCGTGCCCCTTGCTTCTGTCACTGAGTGATGCATTTCAAACAGTCTGCAGAGAGCTGGACAGGtagaggcagaggagaggaggtTGTTAAACACACTGCTGTCATGGTGTGGTTGGTTATCTTACTATCCACTGGCAAATGCTGACTGGCAGGTCCCTTCATAGCCCTCTGTGAGCAGAAGggtgctctgctgctttgctttcaaaGGCCACAAGATTTCCTGGATCAATTCCTAAGGCTTCTTTCAGGCTGACCTTGGGCCTCGCTCTGACACCTGCCAGGTAGTcagcaagggaaggaaaacaaactgtgaAGGCTCAAGGCAGTCTTGAATAGGAGCTAATATCAGGCAGACGGATTCTTGTAAGTGTCTGTATATTTCACAGATCCCAAATAATGTCCTGGAAGTTGTTTAAGCCTTGTAGCTGCTTCTGCCTCATGTCAGCTTATTACCAGGCTCCTGTTGCAGCTCCTTAGGTGTGGCATAGCAGCTGGACATATGTGCCTtagtgaaaagcagaagaggcaTCTGTCCCAGCGTGGGGAATAAGTTTTACTCCAACTCTGTGCAGAAATCCCCTAGGGAGTCCCCTGAGGAAATTCTGCTGTTTGATTTCTCTGTATTGTGGTTGGAAGACCCCTGTGGActgttgttggtttggtttgtttttatttttattcttccagaGATCCTAACTGGAGTGCTGTGGACTCATTTGTAGCACAGTTAACAATTTTGTAGCCAACTGAAGATGTAATTGATTTAAAACTTGGCTAGAagcatgaatatttttaatctaaagaTTGTGCATAATAGGCACAGCTGGcacctcctttttctttgttctggcTGCAGTTTTGCTGTGCAACCAAAAAGTCTTTCTCTAAATAGTACTGCTGCATGTATCCTTTAGCCTAGCCCAGATCTAAGCAATTACTGCCTCGGACAAATGATGAAGTGTGccagtgaaggggaaaaaataggtgTGCTTTCCAGCTTccattgttttcagtgaagGCACCTGAATGTTAGTGGAGCCTGCCTGTTTGCTCTGGGGGACTGCTAAGTCTGTGGTTCCCTTGCAGTTTCTCCCTCCTACCGGTTCCCTGCTTCTACCAGTTTCTCGCAGGGCTTGGAAACTTGATGCAGTAATGAGCCAGTTTCACATTTACTATTAGTAAACAATTGAATCCTGGGTTGAAGGGTTAGCTATTTGGGGCCTGGGATATGCTCCAGCTATGGTGTCCATGAAGAAACTCTTGCCGCTTGATTTCAGCATCTAGGGGCATCCATACAGGTGGCCAGCACAAATCCTGAGAAATGACTCTgctgtcttctgctgctgcttgttaTAGCCTCCTTAAGCAGCACCTGGGGCCCCAGGTGATGCTTTTTGTTGCCCTGGGGTCCCACATAGCTTTGCTGTAGCCTTGTGTCGTGCCAAGGACCTGCTGGAATTTGTCCCATAGCAAAGCAGGGCATTTTTGGGGTAGCAGTCTGTGCTGTTAGGTGAGCTCTTCTGCCCCTTGCACCCTCCACAAAATTTTTGGCAAACTTCGGTTAGAGCTGCTGGTTGTGGGTGTGTAAAAGGCAGCAGTGACCTAGATCTTTGTGTAGTTGTTGCACTGTAAGTTTTGGGATCAGTAGaaaattttggttttctgtttcttttgccaTGCATGTGGTAACCTTGACTTTAGTAGTGGTGTGGTGTTCATTAGCATTGTAAACAGGCAGATACTCTGCTCCTATTGTAGCAGGATCACAGTAACTGGCACCtttctattttgtatttattgtaCTTTAAAGCTGTTCCCAAAATGTTGCTGCTTGAACAGTACTCAAAACTCTGTTTCTCTTGTCAGCTTATCTTCTTTGGTTTGAGTAACCAGCTGGTGGTTTcattcaaagaggaaaacactgtTGCTTTTAAACACCTATTCCTGAAAGGCTATTCTGGTGTTGATGAAGATGACTACAGCTGCAGCATATATACACAGCAGGATGCTTACGATagtattttttatgttattaatCAGGTAAGTGCATTCGTTTATAATGAAGAGTGTTGAAGCTGAATGTAGAGCTAATAGACCTCTGCTAAGCctctatttttctgtctctatttGAATTTCAACTTTGATATTTTAGTGAATCCACTTAGGTGGGATGTTCTGAAGCTTGTGTGTAGATATCTGCATTTTTGTCTCCTGGAGATAAATCTAAGACAAATTTTATTTGGTTAGTGGATagtactgaaatccagaaaaccTGGAAAATCAGTCATCTCACATGAACTGGAACCTTTGTTTAGGACTTGCTTTGAAGAGCCATGGGCCTGAGTATACCTATGTGTGGTATTCAAAAAATTTTGTGCTTACAGCTATACTGAATTGCAGCTTTGTAGTGAGTGCCAGAGGCCTCAAAATGGGGAATACGGTACTCCCAGGAATGTAGGGGCACTGGCCCTGGCTAGGGATGGCAGTTTAAGGAACCTCCCCTTTATAATTGAGGGAGGAGGGTGAATAAATCTAGAATGAAAAttcagtatgtatttttatatttaatacattcAGAAGTCATGAGATGAAAgaggtggtgtgtgtgtgtaaagtGGGACATGTTGTTTGTGTTCAGGAATGGTGATAGGCCCAGGAACAGTTCAGGTGGGAGGAACAGCAAGTGGCTTTAAACCACCTCTCCCTTCCCGGACCTCGGGACGTTAGCTCTGacacagagcagtgctgccCACTGGGGATGCTGCGGTGCGAGGCCATGCCTCCTCTTTAAATGTGTGCTTGTGCTGGGGCTTGCTGCTTCTCAGATACCTCTACACTACAGCAGAGCCCTCAGCAGATCAAACACATTTCTACTGTGCAGCACAAGGTCAAGGGTCTGACTGTTAAAATGAGTGCTGAGGTAGTTTTCTCCATCTTCCGAGTTCTCAATATTGCTACTATTTCTGCTCCAAAacgttcctttttttctttcttgctcgctttctctcttttccttcttttgtagGCACTAATGCTGAGGTGAAGTCCAGATAGAagacagtagaaaaataatagcTTATATCCTCAAGAATGGGCCAATGTGTGATACAGGCATCAGGAAAAGGTCTCTTCATAAAATGTCTATGTTGTATAAATGTAGACATATTGTTCAAGAAGGATAAATTTGTGTAGTctgggtgctggtgctgagctgggctggcacATGGGCTTGtcactgagctgctctgctgctgggcagctgagagGCACGGCAGGAGCTGTGCCCCAGGTGCCAGCATCACCTGCAAGGTGTGACTCCACGGTCAGAGCATATACCTGGCAtccagccctggggctgtgtAGGAGGCAGGTCAGGATAGGATCAGCCTTGAAACGGAGTTTTTCAGTGGATCCATGCGTGGAGAATGCTTGACTTGACATTCATTATTGGCTTGCATTTCTAGCCCTTGTTTTTAAGCACATACGAAGAAGCTAGCACAGTGACGCTTTCCAGGTGACTTGCACTGTATTTAAAGTAAGTGGAAACTAAAGTGCCTTCTTCACAGGCGTGCTTTGAGTTGCCTCTGTGCTTGTGTAAAGCAGACAGGTTAAATTACTTTTGGACGCTGCCCAAGCTGTGTGTGTGCTCCTTGGTTGCTAGCTGTACAGCAGATACGTGGCTTCACTCTCCTGTAGTTACAGGGAGCAGCTTTGATTTTGCTCTTGGGGTAGGTTTACGGACAAAGATACAACTGTGACTTGGACTGTATGTGCTTTCAACCTAAACCTCTTCATGGAGGCAGTAATAATTTGGGTACACTTATCTTCGTGAGATGACTACTTTAGGGGAGGGATTGCTgtagaaaaagagcagaaatttgCAAATAACTTACTAATCTTTCCAGGCCTTCACACTAAACCCATAATAGCTCACGTAAGTCTTAAGCTTGCTTAGTATTGTGCTTGTAACTGTTTTAACCAGCATCTGAGTTCAAGATAGAGTTTAACTTATACAGCccaggattttttaaaattgtgctgAATTTTAAACCAAAGATCTTAAAGTTTCAAGTGGTTTGAAAACTAACACCTTCATGAGTTAAATACATAAGATATCCCTGGAGTGTGTGTGGTTAGTAGCAGGACTGCACTGAAGTCCCTGCCACGCATCTCATTAAAACTTGTCTGCTGGCTTGCTGAACAACACACGGGTAATCATTTGCCGGCAGCCCAGTAGGTATGGGGCAACTAGTCACTGTGTAACCAGGATGTCAAGCACTACTCATTAGTGGCCAGCAGCCGGCTTAGCTTCCTATGAGATGCCCCAAAATCTTTACTTTCACGTAGTCTGCAAGTTgaggggttttcttttttttttttttatgcaaaagtTGTATTGATGCATGTAACTCTGAGACAGCAAGTTACTGTCTCTTGCAGAAAGAGGAGAATCTCTGTTAACTTCtagttctgttttgcttttaaactagTACAAACAATTAAAGAACATATCCTTGGGGACGCTTGGTTATGAACATGATGGATCAGGTTTAAAAATTTGTAAACAGCAGTACAAGAAAGGTGCAATGCTTCCTTCCAATGACACACTGAACATAGACATTTCTACTGAAACAGGTATGGTACTGTTGCACTAAAAAGTATCTTGAACTGTAGAGTATTTAAATTCTAATGCTAAAtcagtaaaatttaaaactaatgGCTTTTTTCTGTGGTGCTCATGTGTTTTTTGCCTCTTTCCCTCTTGCTTATCTACCTAAAAATGACAACTGTGTAGACTATAGGAAGCTATTCAGCTGCTGTCATTAGTGGGTTGtggtcttatttttttattttttttatttttttctgtttgttttttcatctccATTCCATGCAGAAAGTTCAAATGCAGATTTGAGTGCTGATAAGGCTGTAACTTCAGTAGGTGGGTGTCATTACCACCTCTCAGAGCAGAGACCTGGCTGCAGCTTCTCCACAGCTGCTTACATAATCCCCTAGCTGGGACTCTGTATGAGTATTTGCTTGATTAGGACTTATGATTGAACCCAATTAGCTGAATTTTATGGTGCTTTATATGTGaaatttttagcattttatcttttcctcttctctttgcagaaTGTATCATTTTAAAGCCACAGGAGCTGGCCAGTAAAAATGCTGAACTGAAGTTGAACTCTTCATTCTTCAATCTTGAATTTTATAGGTAAAGTAGTGTGAGATTtggttttgcaatttttttcactttcatatGGATATGATGGATTTGGATTTGTACAGTTTCTATGCTTTGTGTAtgcatgtatttgtgtgtatatttatatactttttaaaacattcaggcTTATACAGGTTGAAATCTCCTTCAAGCTGAAAGGCATTGCCCTACAAACAATCCATGCCCGTGAATTGCCTGACTGCtatgcatttcaaaatactgtaaGTGACTGTGGGGTATGGCACTTCCAACACTGTACATATAACAAGAGCTTAAGGGCCCACAGGCATCATCCTTGTATCTAGACTGTAAGGGAAAAGCAGTTGAGTCCTGGCCCTTACCCCTTCTTACCAAAGGTTCCTGGAATTGTTTCCATGGGCCAATGTTGTTTCCAGCTGCTAACTTCATAGCCTGAGAAGGAGGTAAGTAATTGCTAGTCTACTAAAGGTTAAACTTGAAGTTTGGCTTCTTGGAATATTGCCTTTTATGCTATAAGATACATGTTCTCAAATTATTTCTACACCACTGTTTATGGTGACAGCTTTCTTAAAACTTACCTGAATAACAAATACTGATGCATATTATGTCAGAGCAGTTACCAAAActtgttttataaatacatttttgctggTCTTGCTTCTGATATACTTTTGTGCTTCCAGATCACTTTCAATAATAGAGCTCACAGtggaaaaatcaaaatctattttgatAGTGATACTGATATTCAAGAATGCAAAGACTGGCACATACTTGGTTCTGGTGAGTATAGCACACACTTCTGCACAATGGCAGTGTTACACGTCTCCTCCTGTCATTTCACCTGCTCTGTAAGTCTGTCTAACAAGACTTTCCCTATCCTGTTCATCCTACCCACTCCCTGCCCTTACAACAAAAAGCTTTGCCTGATGCAACTCATTACCTCTTTGTAATCAGGTGTTTGGGAAATAATCCCCTTTTACAGAACAGATTAAGATAACATGGGCATCTCTATACAGTGGTGTGTGTTAGCAGTAGGCTCTATCTGGAAGGAGGGTGGATGTTTCTCTTAGATTTTAATTGTTCTACTGATCTGAGATTGCTCAAACAATTCCAGTTCATGTACTAACAATGTTAAATTCCCAACTCATTCCTTTTTACAACTTTCAAAAGTGTTTCTTTATGAGCGGTTGAAGCATGCTATTTCTGAAAGAGTTTAgagttgtcttttttctttaattgttaTTTCCACTGATAAATTTCATGATGTGCATGAGCAAGGGATGGTATCTacctttttttcagttgtgaagGCTTTATCTAATGGTTGAGGATTGTGTACTAAAGACTCCTTCGCAGGAATAGTCACTGTACTGAACAGCATGTGACTACTTCTGTATGTCGACTTGCTGTAAAGGACTATGGCAGAGTAATAGTTGTGTGTCCTATATAGGATCTCAATTAATGATGATGTTAAATAGCCTGCCTTTGGCCAAAGCCAACTTTTCTCTGATAATAGCATGTGGTACTGATATTAAAGAGAGATCTTATAGTGTGTTCTGAATAACCACAAAGTGTTCTGGCttgcatttatttacaaaatttcttGGTGGCTGTCTTTCAGCTAGCTGTTCTTGAGTAGTTTGTTTACATGTAATAACCAGCTGAGGAACCATGTGTAATTTTGCAATAAAGCTGAAGTGCTGTTTACAATGGTAAAGAgtgttttactgtatttcatatagttaaaaaaatacatgttgtGATAGGGACAATTGATgataaaacatctgttttggGTTTACATGATGGCTTCTAAATCTGCATGGAAAGAATACAATGCAAAAGTCAAACAAGTTTGATTGCAGGTCAGGGAATGAGAAACGAggtgggattttttgttgttgtttggttttaaagtTAATACAGATGTTGACTCATCAACATCACTTCTTTTACCCTGTGTAGTTGTAACATTGTTGGAGCACAGATGTAGATGGAGAGATGAACTTAGTGGAAAAAGGGGACACCTGTATTAATATtcccagttttgttttaattttgaaaaactcAAGCATGCTTATAATTCTTGATACCCATGTAATTCTCTGGTCAATTGTACTCAAGACATACTTGTTCAAAAATGAGTAGTTTCATACCCCCTTTCTTCATGGGGTAAGAGTTTAAATGCAATATATCTGACCATTTTGTAACAATATGTGCTCAAAAAGATGTGAAGACTaactctttcctttccttggcTTTTTTACAGTTCTCCAGAAAAACAGTCAGTATATTCTAGTTTTTGATGGATTTGTCATCTTAAGTTGCTTAGCATCTCTTATCCTCTGCACACGATCCATTATTCTTGCCTTGAGGCTGCAAAAAGTAAGCACAGTACTCATAATCtcaatgtttattttgtctctATCATGTTTGCTAGTTTTGTGAAGTGggatgtttttgaaatattggCTGGCAAATCACTTGTGAGGATGTTCTCTTGCTATATCTCTATTGCTAGAAAGGATGTGTAAGTGTCTGTGATGAACAGTTGCTTGCAGAAAGAGGTTTTACGTCTGGTTGTATTCTACTGTAAtatgaagcatttcattttatctctTGAGGGCGCTAGGAGGGCACTTTTTTGGGTGTGTGTCCAGGACTTAATGTTGTTCAGGAtcttatacaaaataaaaacaaacaaacaaaaccatcaaGACcttcacaaacaaaataatacttCTGAGTCTTTGTGCTGCTAACAGCCAACACATCTTACACCTTAAAAGTATGAATTcttcttcactgacttcagagCAGAAATCCTATACAGGTCATATTGTAAATTAATACTTTAATGAACATCCCTCGAAGCCAACAATAACTGGAGAACAGAAAGCatagcatatattttaattctgtctgttttcagttcttcctcctccctctacTATCCCTGGTCAGCCCGCTGTCAGATTCCTCTTGCTTACCTTCCTTTGCAGACTCTGAGACTGACTTCATCTCAAGCTGCTTGTAGAGCCTTGTGTAAGCAGACTTGGCTCTTCTGGGCCAAAGGCTGATGCAGAGACACGAGCTGGGCCCTGAGGTGTAATAGTCTGTAACAATTAATTGGCGCACACTTTGTAAGCTTATAGTAGGTGGAAAATAAGTGCAGGATATGTATGATATGAAAACACAGATACTTGTTTATCTTATTCAGTATATCCTTCTTGTCCTCACCCTTGTGCGGTTTACAGAATTCAGCAAAGGTGTTATCAAACTGCTGCCAGGAGTATGGACACTGTCATTTGTTTATGAGCAAAAAGAACAAGTGAGAGCAGATAGGCCAGGGGGGTGCAGGAGGTGGTATTGTTGGCTCTGTCAGAAGTGAGCGCCTTACAGCCATGTTTGAGTTGTAGGTATCAATTATTCTTGTCTCATTCCTGCTGGGGGTGGATAGAAACCTCTTGTGAAGGCAGTTGACAAGGGGATAACAAGTCATGGCTAGGTTAGTGGGGATCAGTTAGGAAGTCAGCTGTTCTATGGAAAGTTGGTTTTCACTggtctaaattttttttttctttccgttTATTTCTCTTGCTATTGCCAATGACTTTCAGGCTATTATTCCAGCACATACAATGGGAAAAGTGGGTATGTGAATCTTGAGCATTACTACAGTACTGGGGCATCTGTACATATTTTTCATCTAAGGTGACCTGTAACTAAACATCTAAATGTTTGTTAATAGAGATTTGTGAACTTCTTCTTGGAGAAATACAAGCGTCATGTCTGTCATGCTGATCGCCTGGAGTTCATAAATGGATGGTATGTCCTAGTCATTATCAGTGATGTGATGACAATCATTGGGTCAATcctaaaaatggaaataaaagccaaGGTGAGAGTTCAATGCTTCAGGTGAAGTACTAGTCTTGTTACAATCAGGTGTAATGTGTTTTAACTTGGGGACAAATGAAAGTGAGCTAAAATAGTTAATAGTTATCTTGTTTGCTTCTTGCTAGTTCTTATTTCTCTTATGTCATTGTCTTCTGTACTGTAACACAGGCAGCTGCTTGAGATATTGGGCATTTGTTCTCCCTTGAGGCTTATTTTGTATGTCACATCAAACTCTTGGGCTTGCTCTTCTTTCTGAGCAC
This Cygnus olor isolate bCygOlo1 chromosome 8, bCygOlo1.pri.v2, whole genome shotgun sequence DNA region includes the following protein-coding sequences:
- the MCOLN2 gene encoding mucolipin-2 isoform X1 yields the protein MEISLKYLPGGRAASSGNMMAQSDLDLKETALKEDLKFYFMNPCEKYRARRQIPWKLALQILKILMVTTQLIFFGLSNQLVVSFKEENTVAFKHLFLKGYSGVDEDDYSCSIYTQQDAYDSIFYVINQYKQLKNISLGTLGYEHDGSGLKICKQQYKKGAMLPSNDTLNIDISTETECIILKPQELASKNAELKLNSSFFNLEFYRLIQVEISFKLKGIALQTIHARELPDCYAFQNTITFNNRAHSGKIKIYFDSDTDIQECKDWHILGSVLQKNSQYILVFDGFVILSCLASLILCTRSIILALRLQKRFVNFFLEKYKRHVCHADRLEFINGWYVLVIISDVMTIIGSILKMEIKAKNLTSYDVCSILLGTSTLFVWVGVIRYLGYFQTYNVLILTMQASLPKVLRFCCCAGMIYLGYTFCGWIVLGPYHEKFEDLNTVAECLFSLVNGDDMFATFAQIQQKSTLVWVFSRLYLYSFISLFIYMILSLFIALITDSYDTIKKYQQSGFPVTDLHEFLKDCGNVCYRKQQASMPSICCCRRRQSDDNLILIN
- the MCOLN2 gene encoding mucolipin-2 isoform X2 produces the protein MMAQSDLDLKETALKEDLKFYFMNPCEKYRARRQIPWKLALQILKILMVTTQLIFFGLSNQLVVSFKEENTVAFKHLFLKGYSGVDEDDYSCSIYTQQDAYDSIFYVINQYKQLKNISLGTLGYEHDGSGLKICKQQYKKGAMLPSNDTLNIDISTETECIILKPQELASKNAELKLNSSFFNLEFYRLIQVEISFKLKGIALQTIHARELPDCYAFQNTITFNNRAHSGKIKIYFDSDTDIQECKDWHILGSVLQKNSQYILVFDGFVILSCLASLILCTRSIILALRLQKRFVNFFLEKYKRHVCHADRLEFINGWYVLVIISDVMTIIGSILKMEIKAKNLTSYDVCSILLGTSTLFVWVGVIRYLGYFQTYNVLILTMQASLPKVLRFCCCAGMIYLGYTFCGWIVLGPYHEKFEDLNTVAECLFSLVNGDDMFATFAQIQQKSTLVWVFSRLYLYSFISLFIYMILSLFIALITDSYDTIKKYQQSGFPVTDLHEFLKDCGNVCYRKQQASMPSICCCRRRQSDDNLILIN